The Mesorhizobium sp. AR02 genomic interval ACGCCACGGAGCTAGCTTGTGCGCGTCCATAAACGGCAAGCTGCTGATATTATTGAATGAATCCTGATTTTGGGGCGGGCAAAGCCCGGCGGTTTCAGATACACTTCGAGATCAAGCCACTGATTCCAAAGCGTTTCTGCCACCGCCGGAGCCGACAATGCGCCAAGAACGCACCGTCCAATCCAGTGTATTTGATCTTTCGCCGGACACGAGATCGGCTGTGAATTGAAAAGCCATGTCGCAATGGCCGGACGAGCATCGCGAGCTTTTGAGCATGGTGACGCGGGACCTGCGTCGGTACGGCCTCAAGGAGACCGGCCGCGAGGGCCTGCCGGCGGAGGCTGTGCTGCGCTGCGCGCTGCTCAAGCAGCACCGCCAACTAAGCTATCAGGAACTGGCCTTTCACTTGGAGGATTCCGCCTCGTTCAGGGCTTTTGCCCGGCTGCCATGGGGGTGGCGCCCAAAGAAATCAGTCCTGCACAAGACGATCAGAGCGATCCGAGCGCCGACCTGGGAAGAAATCAACAAAGTACTGCTGGCAAGCGCCAGGCGAGAGAAGCTGGAAAGCGGCAAGGTCGTGCGCGTGTGTCGCATTGCCTCACGTAATTTTGTTACCGGCTGCCTCACCAAGAATGTTACCCGCTCGCCAGACGGGTGGAATCTGAAGCGAGGTATGGCGCTAGGCTGCTGACCTCGCCGATGAGCCGCTGCACGGCTTGTTGTCGCCACGCCCTTACTCGCTTCTGCAACGTGTGAAGCTGGCGCAAGCTGTATCGCCCGGGATAACGGACCTGGAACTCGACGAGAAGTTCAAGTGCGGTCTGATCCGGACGCTCTTCAAGGCACCGTGCCATCTCTTCCCAATGGTCCTTAAAGATCTCGGGACGTCGACCGCGCGGTTTGTCGTTGAGCCGGCGATACGTTGTAACGCGACAATCTGGAAGAGACGCGCTCTCACGTTGATTGCCGCGCCGCAGATACGTCTTCGGCCCAACGACAACACCGCGCGCGCGAGCCGCTCGGCGCCACAGACTGACCCGTCGGACGAGCGTTTTGTACTGCTTGCGGGTAAATCGACCTGGAAACTGGACGCACAGCTCCTCGAAGAGCTGCGTGGCGTTGATGTTGGGGAATTCCTCCAATCGGCGGCAAACGATCGGCCACACCATGCGGAGCGCCTGGACGCGGGCTTGGCCAGGCTCGGCGTAGACCGGCTTCGGCTTCTCCTGCATCTTCGCGGCTGTCGCGGCAGGAGTGGGTGGGATCACCGGTTTGAGCGCCGGCGAGGGACTCGCAATAAGGGTTTGTGTCGAGACCTTTTGTAGACTGCGCAGGTAACGCGGTTTGGCTTCGATAGAGAAGGTCGGACGGATCTCGCCCGCATGCCAGGCGCTCGATAGGCTTGCTACGAACGCGGCCAGGTTGGGCGGCTCCGATGTCGCCGGTGGCGGTGTTTCGCCGTCAGCCAGGGCTGCCAGATAAGCCTGTACAGCTCGCATCTCCTCCAAAAGCTTCAGCGGATCGAGGTCGGCGGCGATCTCGCGCAGCTTGCTCTTGGCGGCCATCGGGATACCCTCCGCCTGCAGGAGACGCTCGCAGGGAGTCTGCGGTGGATGATAGCGCTTGGCCACCTTCGCTCCGTCGCGCTGCTTGGCAGCCAGCTTGAACGAGGGCTGGAAGAAGTTCACAAACAGCCGGGATGCCCCGTAAAGGCGCGTGATCGCTCTGGCCGCCGCCAAGCCCTCGAAGCGCCGATAACCCAGGAGCTTCCGAACAACCGCGCCATTTTTCTGCTCTATCCACGCTTGGTCGTTCTTACGGTAAGGCCGCGAGCGAGTGAGTTCGATGCCGTGACCAAGGCAATATTCGATCAGCCTGTTGTTGACGAACTCGCTGCCATTATCCACATCCAGCGCTCTCAGCGCAAAGGGCAAGCCCATGCGGATGCGCTCGAGTGTCTCGACCACGAGGGTGCCTTCTCGGACCACGATGGGCGCGGCCTCCGTCCATCCGCTCGCGATATCGGTCAGAACCAGGCTGTGAACGTAGCTACCGCGGTTGGCCTCTCCGCAATGAGCAACCAGGTCCATTTCCATACTGCCGGGAAGCGGCTCGTTCCAGTCAGCAAAGGTGCGCATTTTGATGCGCCGCCGGGGCTCCGGCACAACCCTTGGCTTCTTTTTCGTACGCATGGTGCGCCTCGGCATTTGGAGCAAGCGGTCGATCGTCGCGGCGCTCATCGACAGGATCTTGTGGCGTATCTCCTCCTCGAGCTTCAAATGATCGTTGCGTTCCAGCGCCGGCAATAGAATGGGCAGCAGTGCCTTAAGGCGCTTACCGCAGACTCGATCGGAAGCTTCCCACAGCACAATCAACGCGCCCCGAGCGGCCTCGTCATAGAGCGACGGGCGTTGACGGATCTGGCGATGCTTCGGCTTCGGTTGGCTGTTCAGGACACGGATTGCGGACTTTTCGTGATACCCCGTCGCGGCGATGAACTCCTGCAAGATACGGCGCTTGTCCTTGGTCGTCGCGGCCGCATAGCGATCCCTGACCGCATTGGCCAGTTCCATGCGCATGGCATGTGTCATCTTCGTCTTCATGATGCCTCCCTGATGGTGAAGGCATCATGGCGACATGCGCCTTCACGAGTAACATTTTAGGTGAGGCAACGAACCCGCTCGGTAACATTTTCCTTGAGGCAATGCGACAGCGTGGACAGCACCGTCACCGCCGCACTCATCCATGCGCCGAGCGACAGCAGCCTGTTATGGGACGCCGTGCGGGTGATGGTGCGGCTGTTGCAGCACGCGGATGCACTGGGCAGCGCCATCCCATGGCACGATCACTGCCGCGCGGCGAAGAAGCGGTCCCGGGCGATCGAATATACCCGCGGCCGCCCGAAACGGGTGAAGCACTACCGCGAGCTGCTCAGGATCACACGCACCACCTTGGGCTATCTCCAGCAGGCGGCTGAGCAACCGACCCTCACGGCGAGCCCGGCCGTTGAACTGTGGCAGGCCCAAGTCCGCCATTACCGGCCGCTGATCGAGCGGATCATCGTCCAGACCGAACGGCGGGTCCTGGCAGGCGCCCCCGTCCCGGCCGGCGAGAAGCTGGTGAGCCTGTTCGAGCCGCATGCCGATATCATCGTCAAGGGCAGCCGCGACGTCGATTATGGTCACAAGATCAATCTGACCACCGGTCGCAGCGGACTGATCCTCGATCTCGTCATCGAAGCGGGCTACCCAGCCGACAGCGAGCGTCTGCTGCTAATGCTGGAGCGCCACATCGCGTTTTACGGCGAGCCGCCACGTCAGGCGGCGGCCGACGGCGGCTATGCCAGCCGCGCCAATCTGCGCCAGGCCAAGGCTTGGGGCGTGCGCGATATGGCGTTCCACAAGAAGAGCGCCCTCAGGATCGAAGACATGGTCAGCCGCCGCTGGGTCTATCGCAAGCTACGCAACTTTCGCGCCGGTATCGAGGCCAGCATCTCCTGCCTGAAACGCGCCTATGGCTTGGTCCGCTGCACCTGGCGCGGGCTCAACCACTTCAAGGCTTACGTCTGGTCCTCGGTGGTCGCTTACAATCTCACCCTCTTCGTCCGCCTCAGGCCGACCTGACCCCAGTCATCGGGCTGCGTTCAGGAGCATGCCGGCGAGCGCCGGACGATAGCCCTATGACCCCGTTGCCGCCAGATCGACCCTCGGCCGCACCTCGATGCCCTTGTACCATCACGCGTCCCCAAAACATCGCTTCAGCAGGGCCAAAGACCCCTGAAACCTCCGGGAAAACAGCCGTTTATGGACACGCACTAGCCAGTTGTGTGCCAGGAGACGGCATGGCGTCCTGGCGCTTCAGCGCAAGCTTCGTCGGCTAAAGCGAGCCATTGGGCTGTTGTGGGGAGCGAGGGCCTTTGCGGCGCCTACCGCTTGGGTCACTTCGATGGCGTCGTAACAGCCGTTACCAAACTGTCCCCGGAGCAGGCGCAAAGCTGCATCAACTGATTTCAGCCAATATTCCAAAGATGTCTATCATCGCCCTGCCACGAGTCGGTCGCGGTATAGAATCTTATGGGCGCATCAAAATTTTAATATAGTTCATAAAAATGAAACATTTATAAAAACATTTCAGACAAATGTTAATGAAAATGTTACATTCGGCGGCTCAAGTATGTGCTATTACATATATAAATAACGGATTCTAATATCTCGCCGTAAGCACTAAAACTGGAAACACAAAAAGATTATACGTCTTTACAAGTATAAATGGTGTCTATCGAATTAAATTTCCCAGAAACCAAAAGTTGGTACCATTCATCACTAGGAGCTAGGCAACATGAGAATAATTTCGCTGAAGCCGGGCCATGATGGCGCAATTGCAGCACTAGATACATCGGCAGCCGAGCTCATCTATTCATACGAGGCCGAGAAAGACAGCTTTCCCAGATATTCGGCTATCAACCCGACCTCGGCCCTTGACGCAGCTGGCCGTCTGGACGCCATTCCGGATGTGATTGCTGTCGGTGGGTGGTCGAAGACGGGAATCGCGGGCGATAGCCCGGTCGCGGCAGGCTACTACGGCATAGCTCAGGGGTCCGAGGTTGTCGGCGAGAAGACGATCTTCGGCAAGAGGGTGCATTTCTATTCCTCGACGCACGAGCGCTCCCACCTCTGGGGCTCCTACGGCATGTCACCGTTCCCCGCCGGAATGCCTTGTTACGCGCTGATCTGGGAAGGGGCGCTCGGCGACTTCTATGAAATTGATCAGTACCTGCAAGTTGTGCACTTGGGACAAGTGATGGCGTGCCCAGGCAACAAATTTGCTTTTCTCTATGCGCTGGCCGATCCGAAATTCACCCTGCCAAATGGGTTGCGCAATGAGGACGCCGGCAAGCTGATGGCGCTTTGCGCTTTTGGAAAGGACGGATTACCCGACCGGGACGAGCAGGCGCTGTTCGATTTCCTGCTCCCACGAGACAGTATTGTGCGCTCACTGAGCAAGGAGGATTTGCGGAATTCGCCTTACTACAACATCGGGGTAACCCATCAAAATTTCACCAACCTCGCTCGGCGTTTTTCGGACGCCATCTTCGATTCGTTCCACACCTTTGCGAAAAAGAACCTAACAAAAGGATTTCCTCTGCTGATTTCCGGCGGGTGCGGGCTGAATTGCGAGTGGAACCGCCGATGGGTCGAAACAAACCTTTTTTCGGATGTTTTCATTCCTCCGTGCACAAACGATACAGGCTCAGCAATCGGGACCGCAGTCGACGCGATGCGGCATTTCACCGGCCATGCTAAGATCAAATGGAGCGTCTATTCGGGCCAGCCTTTCGTATTTGACGAGTTCGATAGGACCGGACTCGAGGTCCACTCACTCGACTACGGACAAATTGCATCGGCGTTGCTCGACGACAAGGTCATTGGCTGGGTACAGGGGAATTGCGAAATCGGACCACGGGCGCTCGGCAACCGGTCAATTCTCGCGGCGCCTTTCTCAAAGGCAAGCCATGAGCGGTTAAACCGCATCAAGAAGCGGGAGGGTTTCCGCCCGATCGCGCCGGTTTGCCTGGAAGGGGACGTCGCACTCCACTTCGACTTGGCACGCCCGTCGCCCTATATGCTTCTTTTCCAGAAGGTTCTCGATAGCCGGTTGGAGGCCGTCACGCATGTTGACGGCACAGCGCGGGCCCAGACCGTTTCGCAGGAGCAGAACCCGCACCTCTTTCAACTGCTTACCTCTTTCAAGGCGAAAAGCGGGGTCGGCGTTCTTTGCAACACATCGCTGAACTTCAATGGCACTGGCTTCATCAATCGCGCAAGCGACTTGCTGACCTATGCCCAAGCCGTAGGCCTCGATGGATTCGTGATCAACGATGCCTTTTATCTCCTCAAGGAGGCCATTGCTTAGTTCGCTGTTTGCAATTCTCTGATTAGGGTCGTTGAGGTCAAGATGCCCCTGCACTTTTTCTGGACCGTTCCGTGGGTCACTCGCTTCTTTTCGCGGTCAGCAGCGCTTGAGCCGCCGCATGATGGGGGCAGGAGGGCGAGGCGTCTCAATCTGTTTCACGACCTTGCCGTGCTTGGGCCGGTTCGGGATTCTCAACGAGATCGCCTCGCCCATCGTCCCGAGGGAACGATCCGGGCATCGCCCTTTCGGGCGAAGGCTTTGTTCGTGTTGCTCCTCGATCTGTCTCTGTTCACGCGGCCAGTGAGCAGGCTCCTTTCCAAAGCGGAACTCGGTCGCGTCGGCCCACATGCGATGGAGAATGACGCCACTTTGCAGGCCACCGCCACTCGCGCCCGCGCCATGCCCCGGCGCCTGGAAATGTTCATTCGAGATCGCTTTGGTATTGGTGTCGAGGTGCGGGCGGAAGCAGATCGGCTGATCGTCGTCACCCGAGACCATCGAATCCTCTGACTCTCGCGGAACTGGGCCACCCTTTCGGGTCGCGATGAGTGAAACTCATGCCTTGATCGTCTCGACTGAAGAGGAAACGGTGTCCAGAAAATCCCAGTCCATCGTCACGCCGATCCCTGCGCCGTTCGCCGGGATGGGCATGAGGCCATTGGAGGTTTCCAGCCGCTCGACGACGATGTCGCGTTCGAAGTAGCGAGACGAGGACGAGGTGTCTCCCGGACGCGAGAACTGTTCCAGCGTGCAGAGATGGATGTTGTGGGCACGGCCGATCCCGGTTTCCGTCATGCCGCCGCACCAGACCGGAACGTCATGGGCGAGGCAGAGGTCATGCACCTGCTTGGCCACCGTATGGCCGCCCAGACGGCCGACCTTGATGTTGATGACCCGCCCGGCATCCGACTGCAGCGCCTTGCGGCAATCTGCCAGCGTGCGGATAGATTCATCCAGGCAGATCGGCGTGCGCAGTATGGATTGCAGGCGCACATGGTCGTGCAGGTCGTTCCAGGCCAGCGGCTGCTCGATATAGTCCAGCCTGTAATCGTCCATGTTTCGCAGCACGGGCAGATCGGCCAGCGTGTAACAGCAGTTCGCATCCACGGTCAGATGGATGTCGGGGAACTCGGCGCGCACGGCATCGAGAAGCTTCAGGTCATGGCCGGCCTTCACCTTCAGCTTGATTCGGCGATAGCCTTGCTGAACATGGTGGGCCACTTCCTGCAGGGTCCGCGGGATCTCCTTGATCCCCAGCGAAACGCCAACCTCGATCTGGGAGCGAGTGCCGCCCAGCACCTGCCAGAGCGGCAGACCCTGCACCTTGGCCCATAGATCCCAGAAGGCCATCTCG includes:
- a CDS encoding transposase family protein, whose amino-acid sequence is MKTKMTHAMRMELANAVRDRYAAATTKDKRRILQEFIAATGYHEKSAIRVLNSQPKPKHRQIRQRPSLYDEAARGALIVLWEASDRVCGKRLKALLPILLPALERNDHLKLEEEIRHKILSMSAATIDRLLQMPRRTMRTKKKPRVVPEPRRRIKMRTFADWNEPLPGSMEMDLVAHCGEANRGSYVHSLVLTDIASGWTEAAPIVVREGTLVVETLERIRMGLPFALRALDVDNGSEFVNNRLIEYCLGHGIELTRSRPYRKNDQAWIEQKNGAVVRKLLGYRRFEGLAAARAITRLYGASRLFVNFFQPSFKLAAKQRDGAKVAKRYHPPQTPCERLLQAEGIPMAAKSKLREIAADLDPLKLLEEMRAVQAYLAALADGETPPPATSEPPNLAAFVASLSSAWHAGEIRPTFSIEAKPRYLRSLQKVSTQTLIASPSPALKPVIPPTPAATAAKMQEKPKPVYAEPGQARVQALRMVWPIVCRRLEEFPNINATQLFEELCVQFPGRFTRKQYKTLVRRVSLWRRAARARGVVVGPKTYLRRGNQRESASLPDCRVTTYRRLNDKPRGRRPEIFKDHWEEMARCLEERPDQTALELLVEFQVRYPGRYSLRQLHTLQKRVRAWRQQAVQRLIGEVSSLAPYLASDSTRLASG
- the menC gene encoding o-succinylbenzoate synthase; its protein translation is MSNPPLKDPLVIESAELRLIELPLLNPFTISSGTMVTRVAPIVVLRGGGCEGYAEGVADVLPDYLPETVVSSMMMMRDVLLPTVVGKNFANPQEIERLFRPWRDHQMAKAAVEMAFWDLWAKVQGLPLWQVLGGTRSQIEVGVSLGIKEIPRTLQEVAHHVQQGYRRIKLKVKAGHDLKLLDAVRAEFPDIHLTVDANCCYTLADLPVLRNMDDYRLDYIEQPLAWNDLHDHVRLQSILRTPICLDESIRTLADCRKALQSDAGRVINIKVGRLGGHTVAKQVHDLCLAHDVPVWCGGMTETGIGRAHNIHLCTLEQFSRPGDTSSSSRYFERDIVVERLETSNGLMPIPANGAGIGVTMDWDFLDTVSSSVETIKA
- a CDS encoding carbamoyltransferase C-terminal domain-containing protein — encoded protein: MRIISLKPGHDGAIAALDTSAAELIYSYEAEKDSFPRYSAINPTSALDAAGRLDAIPDVIAVGGWSKTGIAGDSPVAAGYYGIAQGSEVVGEKTIFGKRVHFYSSTHERSHLWGSYGMSPFPAGMPCYALIWEGALGDFYEIDQYLQVVHLGQVMACPGNKFAFLYALADPKFTLPNGLRNEDAGKLMALCAFGKDGLPDRDEQALFDFLLPRDSIVRSLSKEDLRNSPYYNIGVTHQNFTNLARRFSDAIFDSFHTFAKKNLTKGFPLLISGGCGLNCEWNRRWVETNLFSDVFIPPCTNDTGSAIGTAVDAMRHFTGHAKIKWSVYSGQPFVFDEFDRTGLEVHSLDYGQIASALLDDKVIGWVQGNCEIGPRALGNRSILAAPFSKASHERLNRIKKREGFRPIAPVCLEGDVALHFDLARPSPYMLLFQKVLDSRLEAVTHVDGTARAQTVSQEQNPHLFQLLTSFKAKSGVGVLCNTSLNFNGTGFINRASDLLTYAQAVGLDGFVINDAFYLLKEAIA